TATGACTTTGTGAATCCTCAAacattttggtaaattttaaaaattttagGGACTTTTTTTTATGCCACTAAAAATAATGATGTCATGGAAAAGATTATAGTGAACCCCACAAAGCATACTCATATGTATTTGAGTCTTTGGGGAAATATTATTAAACTTGTTTTAAAATATTTTCTTCCTtaagaatttattatagacaCGTAAAAAATTATCCTGTCATGCAAATTCTATCTTTATTGAATTAACATATTATTCTTATAATACTATTTAgtatttgttgatattgtttATTGATTATCATTTGCTATTTTTAGTTTTTATTCGTCTGGTAGACGTAAAATTGTTTTATTTTCTCCTGTAATTTTGTGTCGTACATGCTGGCAAAATAAGTAATTAGAAAAGATTTCACTTAAGGTAgaattaagtttaaaattaaagtaATAAATACATATAAACTTATATTAATGTTAAATACTTTTAAAATGTAAATTATAGTCCTTTCATTTCAATCGAAAAATGAACTTCGAAGCAcaataataattaatcaaaatttACATGCGCACACTTTTAACATAAAACTTATCTAATACTGTAATATCTTAtggtaaaaaataagttagccaatATGGGTTCAATTTGaagtaagaaaaatattttctaacttTCATATACGTTTTTTTACTTTCAAATTTTAGAAGTCTTTTTAAAGTGTCAAATTAATATtacaaaaataaagaagcaagagcagaaaaaatttaaaaaatatctgCAAATTAAATTTTTAATGTCGGTTTGGACCCGGACTTAGCACAGGCCAAATGACACTAGTAATACCATATAAGAACTCAAAAGAAGAATGTAGATGGATTTTTCTATATTCATTTATATAGAATATATGTTGTATGATAttgtttttgatataagtaaaaAACTTGATGACACTCGAACAATTTTTTGATGAACTGTAACAAATCAGaaaaaattcattattttcaATGACACAATACCTAAAATCCCACACTCCGTAATTACATAACTATGTAAAGAATCTCACGAATGATAAAAAGACATGGTCTAAATCTGTTTAACCAAACATCGGTTgaactaggggtgttcatggttcggtttgggtcagttattgattaaaaccataaccaaaccaatttagtcggtttttaaatgtaccataaccaaaccaaataaaataataaccaccggtttggttcggtttgattcgatttttcagtttatgactagcagccatgaaaCTTATTAGCAAAACATTTAAAAGTTGAAAAAAACATGTCTTTTTTAaggttcaaacgataacttttgtTTATAGTTTAAGATGGAACATACATCATATAAAccttttcactattagtgatggTGTAGTACTTAAGTTATCCAAAGTTGcaaaactattacatatagagctaaacaCTAACTTAGTCGAGGTTGCACCATTTTTATCATCTTAATACACAtgcctggaaataaagtagagcataggagcttttagttgttgttacaaacatacatattaattaaacataaagactacctaaaattaaaattaaaatgaaaatatatgaaataaaaaaaactttgtgtaatgatccgaaactttggggcagtacttgcattttgccctcaattctcccattttattaaaaaactttgtgtaatgattccaaatttcagatgtttttctttcattatccccaaggctagggtctcgactacaagaagttgttcttttctgctttttaggaggattacccgcggaagaagtattagggcattaccatgtgcttgagttacaacaattgttgatgttattgaaatatcttctataggaacctctaaatctacaacctctgtcattttcatatgaaaaatatgaaATGCCTCGTTGATCaccataccttcagcaataaggtcatggataaggacttggagttcttgaacttgggttccaacagttTTACTGTCTGTCATCTTGTAGTCAAGAAACTTGGCAACCACGAATTTTTTCAAGCATGCATCTTCAGTTTAATACTTCTTTTCGAGTGCAAGCCATAATTCTTTTGAAGTTTTGGCAGAACTGTAGACATTATACAGATCATCATCTAGTGCACTAAGGATGTATCCTTTGCACAAAAAATCTGCATGCTTCCAAGCCTCAATAATCATAAAGCGCGGGTTTTCAGGCATTCCCTCTTCAGTAGCAGGAGGATTTTCATTTGTGAACTTCTGCATGCCTAGAGTAGTCAGCCAGAAAAGCATTCTTTGCTGCCATCCTTTGAAGTTGATACCAGAAAACCTCCCTGGTTTCTCTGCCGGTGCCATCGCGTGTGCAGCAGTTGGACGACTTGACGATGCAACATTTGTCGGCCCAACAGTAGTGCCAACAGTAGTACCAACAGTAATACCAGCAGTCGCGCCAACAGTTGCAGTTCCACTAGGAGCATTAACATCACTTTCTGTTTCCATTCTTCACTTCAATAATTGACAAACTGTTTAATAAATGACAAATGAAGCAGAACAGTTAAcagagaagatatatatatatatattattttttttccttttttcagaATCTGTTTcacgatgaagtttttatgttcttcaaatcGCGTCACTGTTATGAACTTTAATAATCCAACgaagtttttatgttcttcaagTTGGACTAGAAAAATTCCAACGGAGTAGAAAACCAAAAGGTTTTAGTCTCCAAAACAGAATACAGATTAAAATACATAAGcagtaatttccttaagattgttagtAAACTGTATTGCAAAAACATTGAAACAGTAAAAAAGTAATTTatgaaaacaaaaaacaaaaactggACAGATTCTGCAAAAAGTGTAGAAAACGAAATTAATAGAAATTGGAAAATAATATGAACAACATATGGAAAAccaaatcgagcccactgaattcacagtgtgtccttaaggaaattattcccctcaatgtacccgaggttttggaatctttcctcccagggtagaacgatttactcaccaaaATAGCGGTACAGCAAATTAAGGTGACTACGAACCACTCGAAGGTAGTATATCACACGAGAGTTTCAGAAGtgcagaaaaagaagaagatgataTCAGAAAATTTCGTAAGGAAAAATTCTGAGGATCAACAGAAATATATAGCCTGTTTGGAAAAAGGTTTGCAACTTTTCagaaaagtttgcaacctttcagaaaaaaTCCGTTGGAAAAACGGAGGGAAATGttttaaattaatccgggaaaGAAAGAAAACGGGTCGGGTCGCGGGTTAGGATCTTTGATTGATTAATTAATGAATTAATTAAATAATCATTAATTaatatcaatcaatcagatcatttgaccaaatccaaatccgaattcgaatccaaatccaaatccaaatctaAAAACGGATCGGGTCGCGGGTCAGGATCTTTgattgat
The sequence above is a segment of the Lycium barbarum isolate Lr01 chromosome 6, ASM1917538v2, whole genome shotgun sequence genome. Coding sequences within it:
- the LOC132645797 gene encoding uncharacterized protein LOC132645797 encodes the protein METESDVNAPSGTATVGATAGITVGTTVGTTVGPTNVASSSRPTAAHAMAPAEKPGRFSGINFKGWQQRMLFWLTTLGMQKFTNENPPATEEGMPENPRFMIIEAWKHADFLCKGYILSALDDDLYNVYSSAKTSKELWLALEKKY